The following are encoded in a window of Etheostoma cragini isolate CJK2018 chromosome 7, CSU_Ecrag_1.0, whole genome shotgun sequence genomic DNA:
- the LOC117947666 gene encoding transcription factor Spi-B has product MLAEIETMAYVTEIRLSRGRGAWSGVAPSSCPEVDLEVIEEYLQEHSLEVQPAHTPSSPPTTMGQQTHTHSHHGTRIIENSWSGQHPYEWHCGSHTPNEEYEEQALPSAWPSPHDNQWNHIAYYEAPGYIDSDSLSSSSQYQEYQDSPSPSSDRGCRKDRDSLPLVPLSGKRKERLFQFLFEMLQTPSMRSCIWWVQSSSGTFQFSSQNKERLAQLWGQRKGNRKTMTYQKMARALRNYNRTGEIQKVKRKLTYRFDEKTLRGLQGDSNTV; this is encoded by the exons ATGCTGGCAGAAATTGAGACG ATGGCTTATGTGACTGAGATCAGGCTGAGCAGAGGTCGGGGGGCCTGGAGCGGAGTGGCTCCCTCCTCCTGCCCTGAGGTGGACCTGGAGGTGATCGAGGAGTACCTGCAGGAGCACTCACTGGAGGTCCAGCCTGCACACACACCGTCATCACCTCCGACCACCATGgggcaacaaacacacacacactcccaccaTGGCACCAGGATCATAG AGAACAGTTGGTCAGGCCAGCATCCATATGAGTGGCACTGTGGCTCTCACACTCCTAACGAGGAATATGAAGAGCAAGCCCTGCCTTCAGCCTGGCCTAGTCCCCATGACAACCAATGG AACCACATTGCGTATTACGAGGCACCTGGATACATTGACTCCGACTCGCTGTCCAGTAGCTCCCAGTACCAGGAATACCAAGATTCCCCATCACCGTCATCTGACAGGGGATGCAGGAAGGACAGAGACTCCCTGCCTCTTGTCCCACtttcag gaaagaggaaggagaggttGTTCCAGTTCCTGTTTGAGATGCTCCAGACTCCATCGATGCGAAGCTGCATCTGGTGGGTCCAATCCTCCTCCGGCACGTTCCAGTTCTCCTCCCAAAACAAGGAGCGCCTGGCGCAGCTGTGGGGCCAGCGAAAAGGTAATCGCAAGACCATGACCTACCAGAAGATGGCACGGGCGTTGAGAAACTATAACCGCACCGGCGAGATTCAGAAGGTGAAGCGGAAGCTCACCTACCGGTTCGATGAGAAGACGCTGAGAGGCTTACAAGGAGACTCTAATACAGTGTAG
- the LOC117947648 gene encoding uncharacterized protein LOC117947648 isoform X3, which produces MEGEDKFAKGWRETWRKADRIKSRLFEARELFDQLIPKYSDIKQYRSACSLAICLLLQNRISTAQGLCESRRPSVTQCTDRRTHASRRGLWEGGVALRGCALLLSFPFFPPSRPSSPPVLRPSPPLTYRLQDSYLRGSLKQNQRGCCPWG; this is translated from the exons ATGGAGGGAGAGGACAAATTTGCAAAAGGATGGAGGGAGACGTGGAGAAAAGCAGACAGAATAAAGAGTCGCCTCTTTGAAGCAAGAGAACTTTTTGATCAGCTGATTCCAAAATATAGCGATATTAAACAATATAGAAGTGCTTGCTCACTCGCCATCTGTCTGTTGCTGCAGAATAGAATAAGTACAGCACAAG GGCTGTGTGAGAGCAGACGTCCCTCTGTCACCCAGTGTACGGACAGACGCACTCATGCCAGTAGGAGGGGATTGTGGGAAGGAGGTGTAGCTCTCAGAGGGTGTGCTCTActcctctcttttcccttcTTCCCGCCATCACGGCCCTCTTCTCCTCCAGTCCTCCGGCCCAGCCCGCCGCTCACGTACAGGCTCcag GACAGTTACCTTCGTGGATCTTTGAAGCAGAACCAACGTGGATGCTGTCCTTGGGGCTGA
- the LOC117947648 gene encoding uncharacterized protein LOC117947648 isoform X5: MWLCESRRPSVTQCTDRRTHASRRGLWEGGVALRGCALLLSFPFFPPSRPSSPPVLRPSPPLTYRLQDSYLRGSLKQNQRGCCPWG, translated from the exons atgt GGCTGTGTGAGAGCAGACGTCCCTCTGTCACCCAGTGTACGGACAGACGCACTCATGCCAGTAGGAGGGGATTGTGGGAAGGAGGTGTAGCTCTCAGAGGGTGTGCTCTActcctctcttttcccttcTTCCCGCCATCACGGCCCTCTTCTCCTCCAGTCCTCCGGCCCAGCCCGCCGCTCACGTACAGGCTCcag GACAGTTACCTTCGTGGATCTTTGAAGCAGAACCAACGTGGATGCTGTCCTTGGGGCTGA
- the LOC117947648 gene encoding uncharacterized protein LOC117947648 isoform X4 produces MQLKLLQAKQEERHRERSKKKRRKRKWLCESRRPSVTQCTDRRTHASRRGLWEGGVALRGCALLLSFPFFPPSRPSSPPVLRPSPPLTYRLQDSYLRGSLKQNQRGCCPWG; encoded by the exons ATGCAGCTGAAACTTTTACAAGCCAAGCAGGAAGAGAGACACAGGGAGCGATcgaagaagaaaaggaggaaaagaaaat GGCTGTGTGAGAGCAGACGTCCCTCTGTCACCCAGTGTACGGACAGACGCACTCATGCCAGTAGGAGGGGATTGTGGGAAGGAGGTGTAGCTCTCAGAGGGTGTGCTCTActcctctcttttcccttcTTCCCGCCATCACGGCCCTCTTCTCCTCCAGTCCTCCGGCCCAGCCCGCCGCTCACGTACAGGCTCcag GACAGTTACCTTCGTGGATCTTTGAAGCAGAACCAACGTGGATGCTGTCCTTGGGGCTGA
- the LOC117947648 gene encoding uncharacterized protein LOC117947648 isoform X1 — protein sequence MEGEDKFAKGWRETWRKADRIKSRLFEARELFDQLIPKYSDIKQYRSACSLAICLLLQNRISTAQGLCESRRPSVTQCTDRRTHASRRGLWEGGVALRGCALLLSFPFFPPSRPSSPPVLRPSPPLTYRLQVFFFFILRHLFPSFSQPYNLSPPVPLALFSVLHHAIFPVNVFSSSVATLHSAGRHFHSMDITGETFLVLGGTPRLPADHLLSPASIISVLVPTSSPLCSRTAGSDRLVNSVAVAFRIEQVSLCGPERVRTGLLGYFLTSEGRLSCCCVQVNVACFKGQVRHLACLLSSRSVMIPNMRTILTLFSFTRCLHFLPLLKHRYVAAASQEHAVCAKDYLSSI from the exons ATGGAGGGAGAGGACAAATTTGCAAAAGGATGGAGGGAGACGTGGAGAAAAGCAGACAGAATAAAGAGTCGCCTCTTTGAAGCAAGAGAACTTTTTGATCAGCTGATTCCAAAATATAGCGATATTAAACAATATAGAAGTGCTTGCTCACTCGCCATCTGTCTGTTGCTGCAGAATAGAATAAGTACAGCACAAG GGCTGTGTGAGAGCAGACGTCCCTCTGTCACCCAGTGTACGGACAGACGCACTCATGCCAGTAGGAGGGGATTGTGGGAAGGAGGTGTAGCTCTCAGAGGGTGTGCTCTActcctctcttttcccttcTTCCCGCCATCACGGCCCTCTTCTCCTCCAGTCCTCCGGCCCAGCCCGCCGCTCACGTACAGGCTCcaggtatttttcttttttatcctgcGACACCTCTTCCCGTCTTTTTCACAGCCCTATAATCTTTCTCCTCCAGTTCCTCTTgcccttttttctgtccttcatCATGCTATTTTTCCTGTAAATGTCTTTTCGTCGTCAGTTGCCACGCTGCACTCCGCTGGCCGCCATTTTCACTCAATGGACATAACAGGAGAAACTTTTCTAGTGCTCGGAGGGACTCCTCGACTCCCTGCTGACCATCTTCTTTCTCCTGCTTCCATTATCTCTGTCCTTGTCCCCACTTCCTCTCCCCTCTGCTCTAGGACAGCAGGCTCTGACAGGCTGGTAAACAGTGTGGCTGTGGCTTTCCGTATTGAACAGGTGTCTCTTTGTGGACCAGAAAGAGTAAGGACAGGCCTTCTTGGTTACTTTTTGACCTCAGAGGGTCGACTGAGCTGTTGTTGTGTTCAGGTCAATGTAGCTTGTTTCAAAGGCCAAGTGAGACACTTGGCATGTCTCTTATCATCCAGATCTGTTATGATACCTAATATGAGGACAATATTGactttgttttccttcacaCGCTGTTTGCACTTTCTGCCACTGTTAAAACATAGATATGTGGCAGCTGCTTCGCAGGAACATGCTGTTTGTGCGAAGGATTATCTTTCTTCGATTTAG
- the LOC117947648 gene encoding uncharacterized protein LOC117947648 isoform X2, producing MQLKLLQAKQEERHRERSKKKRRKRKWLCESRRPSVTQCTDRRTHASRRGLWEGGVALRGCALLLSFPFFPPSRPSSPPVLRPSPPLTYRLQVFFFFILRHLFPSFSQPYNLSPPVPLALFSVLHHAIFPVNVFSSSVATLHSAGRHFHSMDITGETFLVLGGTPRLPADHLLSPASIISVLVPTSSPLCSRTAGSDRLVNSVAVAFRIEQVSLCGPERVRTGLLGYFLTSEGRLSCCCVQVNVACFKGQVRHLACLLSSRSVMIPNMRTILTLFSFTRCLHFLPLLKHRYVAAASQEHAVCAKDYLSSI from the exons ATGCAGCTGAAACTTTTACAAGCCAAGCAGGAAGAGAGACACAGGGAGCGATcgaagaagaaaaggaggaaaagaaaat GGCTGTGTGAGAGCAGACGTCCCTCTGTCACCCAGTGTACGGACAGACGCACTCATGCCAGTAGGAGGGGATTGTGGGAAGGAGGTGTAGCTCTCAGAGGGTGTGCTCTActcctctcttttcccttcTTCCCGCCATCACGGCCCTCTTCTCCTCCAGTCCTCCGGCCCAGCCCGCCGCTCACGTACAGGCTCcaggtatttttcttttttatcctgcGACACCTCTTCCCGTCTTTTTCACAGCCCTATAATCTTTCTCCTCCAGTTCCTCTTgcccttttttctgtccttcatCATGCTATTTTTCCTGTAAATGTCTTTTCGTCGTCAGTTGCCACGCTGCACTCCGCTGGCCGCCATTTTCACTCAATGGACATAACAGGAGAAACTTTTCTAGTGCTCGGAGGGACTCCTCGACTCCCTGCTGACCATCTTCTTTCTCCTGCTTCCATTATCTCTGTCCTTGTCCCCACTTCCTCTCCCCTCTGCTCTAGGACAGCAGGCTCTGACAGGCTGGTAAACAGTGTGGCTGTGGCTTTCCGTATTGAACAGGTGTCTCTTTGTGGACCAGAAAGAGTAAGGACAGGCCTTCTTGGTTACTTTTTGACCTCAGAGGGTCGACTGAGCTGTTGTTGTGTTCAGGTCAATGTAGCTTGTTTCAAAGGCCAAGTGAGACACTTGGCATGTCTCTTATCATCCAGATCTGTTATGATACCTAATATGAGGACAATATTGactttgttttccttcacaCGCTGTTTGCACTTTCTGCCACTGTTAAAACATAGATATGTGGCAGCTGCTTCGCAGGAACATGCTGTTTGTGCGAAGGATTATCTTTCTTCGATTTAG
- the tead3a gene encoding transcriptional enhancer factor TEF-5 isoform X1, whose product MVKNRHTAKNKDNKADQGVLWPGAVIIASEWSCRSSPDGAQEDGGDGEGAGDGPDRGLDGDPEGVWSPDIEQSFHEALAIYPPCGRRKIILSDEGKMYGRNELIARYIKLRTGKTRTRKQVSSHIQVLARKRVREYQTSIKAMNLDQVSKDKALQTVANLSSAQIVSASVMKPQTQFPPPVRFWPGPMPGQPGHSQDIKPFAQPPYTTLPAPVPAPISYEPLPPPRPAAIAAPVWQDRTIASAKLRLLEYSAFMEIQRDRETYKHLFVLIGPSNPGYNDPVLESIDVRQIYDKFSEKKGGLKELYEKGPHNAFFLVKFWADLSSDIEEGAGVFYGVSSQYSGTENITISVSTKVCSFGKQVVEKVETEYAHMEGGKYVFRIHRSPMCEYMINFIHKLKHLPEKYMMNSVLENFTILQVVSNRETQETLLCIAFVFEVSTSEHGAQYHVYRLVND is encoded by the exons ATGGTAAA aaatagacatacggctaaaaacaaggacaacaaagctgATCAAG GTGTGTTGTGGCCAGGAGCCGTCATCATTGCTTCGGAGTGGAGTTGCCGTAGCAGCCCTGATGGGGCGCAGGAGGATGGTGGTGATGGGGAAGGAGCTGGAGACGGGCCGGACCGCGGATTGGACGGCGACCCTGAGGGAGTGTGGAGTCCAGACATTGAGCAGAGCTTTCACGAAGCTCTGGCCATCTACCCTCCCTGCGGCAGGAGGAAGATCATACTTTCAGACGAGGGGAAGATGTATG GTCGAAATGAACTGATAGCTCGCTATATCAAGCTACGAACGGGGAAGACGCGCACACGCAAACAG GTGTCTAGTCACATTCAGGTTCTGGCACGTAAGAGGGTACGAGAATACCAGACCAGCATCAAG GCCATGAACTTG GACCAGGTATCCAAAGACAAGGCACTACAGACAGTAGCCAACCTCTCGTCAGCTCAGATCGTGTCTGCCAGTGTAATGAAACCCCAGACTCAGTTCCCTCCACCAGTCAGA ttttggcCTGGTCCTATGCCTGGACAGCCTGGACATTCTCAGGA CATCAAGCCCTTTGCACAGCCACCATACACTACACTACCAGCCCCTGTCCCTGCACCTATCA GCTATGAGCCCCTGCCTCCACCTCGTCCTGCAGCTATAGCAGCTCCTGTTTGGCAAGACAGAACCATCGCCTCGGCAAAACTCCGGCTACTGGAGTACTCAGCTTTTATGGAGATCCAAAGGGACAGGGAAACG TATAAGCATCTTTTTGTGCTCATTGGCCCATCAAACCCGGGTTACAATGATCCCGTATTGGAGTCCATAGATGTGAGGCAGATTTACGACAAGTTCTCTGAGAAGAAAGGAGGCCTGAAGGAGCTGTATGAAAAAGGGCCGCACAACGCATTCTTCCTCGTCAAGTTCTGG GCGGACCTGAGCAGTGACATTGAGGAGGGCGCTGGTGTGTTCTATGGTGTGAGCAGCCAGTACAGTGGAACAGAAAACATCACAATCAGTGTCTCTACTAAGGTCTGCTCCTTTGGCAAACAGGTGGTTGAGAAGGTTGAG ACAGAATATGCACACATGGAAGGAGGGAAGTATGTGTTCCGCATCCATCGTTCGCCCATGTGTGAATATATGATCAACTTCATCCACAAGCTCAAACACCTGCCAGAGAAGTACATGATGAACAGTGTACTGGAGAACTTCACCAtcctacag
- the tead3a gene encoding transcriptional enhancer factor TEF-5 isoform X3 produces the protein MVKNRHTAKNKDNKADQGVLWPGAVIIASEWSCRSSPDGAQEDGGDGEGAGDGPDRGLDGDPEGVWSPDIEQSFHEALAIYPPCGRRKIILSDEGKMYGRNELIARYIKLRTGKTRTRKQVSSHIQVLARKRVREYQTSIKDQVSKDKALQTVANLSSAQIVSASVMKPQTQFPPPVRFWPGPMPGQPGHSQDIKPFAQPPYTTLPAPVPAPISYEPLPPPRPAAIAAPVWQDRTIASAKLRLLEYSAFMEIQRDRETYKHLFVLIGPSNPGYNDPVLESIDVRQIYDKFSEKKGGLKELYEKGPHNAFFLVKFWADLSSDIEEGAGVFYGVSSQYSGTENITISVSTKVCSFGKQVVEKVETEYAHMEGGKYVFRIHRSPMCEYMINFIHKLKHLPEKYMMNSVLENFTILQVVSNRETQETLLCIAFVFEVSTSEHGAQYHVYRLVND, from the exons ATGGTAAA aaatagacatacggctaaaaacaaggacaacaaagctgATCAAG GTGTGTTGTGGCCAGGAGCCGTCATCATTGCTTCGGAGTGGAGTTGCCGTAGCAGCCCTGATGGGGCGCAGGAGGATGGTGGTGATGGGGAAGGAGCTGGAGACGGGCCGGACCGCGGATTGGACGGCGACCCTGAGGGAGTGTGGAGTCCAGACATTGAGCAGAGCTTTCACGAAGCTCTGGCCATCTACCCTCCCTGCGGCAGGAGGAAGATCATACTTTCAGACGAGGGGAAGATGTATG GTCGAAATGAACTGATAGCTCGCTATATCAAGCTACGAACGGGGAAGACGCGCACACGCAAACAG GTGTCTAGTCACATTCAGGTTCTGGCACGTAAGAGGGTACGAGAATACCAGACCAGCATCAAG GACCAGGTATCCAAAGACAAGGCACTACAGACAGTAGCCAACCTCTCGTCAGCTCAGATCGTGTCTGCCAGTGTAATGAAACCCCAGACTCAGTTCCCTCCACCAGTCAGA ttttggcCTGGTCCTATGCCTGGACAGCCTGGACATTCTCAGGA CATCAAGCCCTTTGCACAGCCACCATACACTACACTACCAGCCCCTGTCCCTGCACCTATCA GCTATGAGCCCCTGCCTCCACCTCGTCCTGCAGCTATAGCAGCTCCTGTTTGGCAAGACAGAACCATCGCCTCGGCAAAACTCCGGCTACTGGAGTACTCAGCTTTTATGGAGATCCAAAGGGACAGGGAAACG TATAAGCATCTTTTTGTGCTCATTGGCCCATCAAACCCGGGTTACAATGATCCCGTATTGGAGTCCATAGATGTGAGGCAGATTTACGACAAGTTCTCTGAGAAGAAAGGAGGCCTGAAGGAGCTGTATGAAAAAGGGCCGCACAACGCATTCTTCCTCGTCAAGTTCTGG GCGGACCTGAGCAGTGACATTGAGGAGGGCGCTGGTGTGTTCTATGGTGTGAGCAGCCAGTACAGTGGAACAGAAAACATCACAATCAGTGTCTCTACTAAGGTCTGCTCCTTTGGCAAACAGGTGGTTGAGAAGGTTGAG ACAGAATATGCACACATGGAAGGAGGGAAGTATGTGTTCCGCATCCATCGTTCGCCCATGTGTGAATATATGATCAACTTCATCCACAAGCTCAAACACCTGCCAGAGAAGTACATGATGAACAGTGTACTGGAGAACTTCACCAtcctacag
- the tead3a gene encoding transcriptional enhancer factor TEF-5 isoform X2, which translates to MVKNRHTAKNKDNKADQGVLWPGAVIIASEWSCRSSPDGAQEDGGDGEGAGDGPDRGLDGDPEGVWSPDIEQSFHEALAIYPPCGRRKIILSDEGKMYGRNELIARYIKLRTGKTRTRKQVSSHLQVLAKRKSREIQSKLKAMNLDQVSKDKALQTVANLSSAQIVSASVMKPQTQFPPPVRFWPGPMPGQPGHSQDIKPFAQPPYTTLPAPVPAPISYEPLPPPRPAAIAAPVWQDRTIASAKLRLLEYSAFMEIQRDRETYKHLFVLIGPSNPGYNDPVLESIDVRQIYDKFSEKKGGLKELYEKGPHNAFFLVKFWADLSSDIEEGAGVFYGVSSQYSGTENITISVSTKVCSFGKQVVEKVETEYAHMEGGKYVFRIHRSPMCEYMINFIHKLKHLPEKYMMNSVLENFTILQVVSNRETQETLLCIAFVFEVSTSEHGAQYHVYRLVND; encoded by the exons ATGGTAAA aaatagacatacggctaaaaacaaggacaacaaagctgATCAAG GTGTGTTGTGGCCAGGAGCCGTCATCATTGCTTCGGAGTGGAGTTGCCGTAGCAGCCCTGATGGGGCGCAGGAGGATGGTGGTGATGGGGAAGGAGCTGGAGACGGGCCGGACCGCGGATTGGACGGCGACCCTGAGGGAGTGTGGAGTCCAGACATTGAGCAGAGCTTTCACGAAGCTCTGGCCATCTACCCTCCCTGCGGCAGGAGGAAGATCATACTTTCAGACGAGGGGAAGATGTATG GTCGAAATGAACTGATAGCTCGCTATATCAAGCTACGAACGGGGAAGACGCGCACACGCAAACAG GTCTCTAGTCACCTGCAAGTCTTGGCCAAGAGAAAGTCTCGTGAGATTCAGTCTAAGCTCAAG GCCATGAACTTG GACCAGGTATCCAAAGACAAGGCACTACAGACAGTAGCCAACCTCTCGTCAGCTCAGATCGTGTCTGCCAGTGTAATGAAACCCCAGACTCAGTTCCCTCCACCAGTCAGA ttttggcCTGGTCCTATGCCTGGACAGCCTGGACATTCTCAGGA CATCAAGCCCTTTGCACAGCCACCATACACTACACTACCAGCCCCTGTCCCTGCACCTATCA GCTATGAGCCCCTGCCTCCACCTCGTCCTGCAGCTATAGCAGCTCCTGTTTGGCAAGACAGAACCATCGCCTCGGCAAAACTCCGGCTACTGGAGTACTCAGCTTTTATGGAGATCCAAAGGGACAGGGAAACG TATAAGCATCTTTTTGTGCTCATTGGCCCATCAAACCCGGGTTACAATGATCCCGTATTGGAGTCCATAGATGTGAGGCAGATTTACGACAAGTTCTCTGAGAAGAAAGGAGGCCTGAAGGAGCTGTATGAAAAAGGGCCGCACAACGCATTCTTCCTCGTCAAGTTCTGG GCGGACCTGAGCAGTGACATTGAGGAGGGCGCTGGTGTGTTCTATGGTGTGAGCAGCCAGTACAGTGGAACAGAAAACATCACAATCAGTGTCTCTACTAAGGTCTGCTCCTTTGGCAAACAGGTGGTTGAGAAGGTTGAG ACAGAATATGCACACATGGAAGGAGGGAAGTATGTGTTCCGCATCCATCGTTCGCCCATGTGTGAATATATGATCAACTTCATCCACAAGCTCAAACACCTGCCAGAGAAGTACATGATGAACAGTGTACTGGAGAACTTCACCAtcctacag
- the tead3a gene encoding transcriptional enhancer factor TEF-5 isoform X4 yields MVKNRHTAKNKDNKADQGVLWPGAVIIASEWSCRSSPDGAQEDGGDGEGAGDGPDRGLDGDPEGVWSPDIEQSFHEALAIYPPCGRRKIILSDEGKMYGRNELIARYIKLRTGKTRTRKQVSSHLQVLAKRKSREIQSKLKDQVSKDKALQTVANLSSAQIVSASVMKPQTQFPPPVRFWPGPMPGQPGHSQDIKPFAQPPYTTLPAPVPAPISYEPLPPPRPAAIAAPVWQDRTIASAKLRLLEYSAFMEIQRDRETYKHLFVLIGPSNPGYNDPVLESIDVRQIYDKFSEKKGGLKELYEKGPHNAFFLVKFWADLSSDIEEGAGVFYGVSSQYSGTENITISVSTKVCSFGKQVVEKVETEYAHMEGGKYVFRIHRSPMCEYMINFIHKLKHLPEKYMMNSVLENFTILQVVSNRETQETLLCIAFVFEVSTSEHGAQYHVYRLVND; encoded by the exons ATGGTAAA aaatagacatacggctaaaaacaaggacaacaaagctgATCAAG GTGTGTTGTGGCCAGGAGCCGTCATCATTGCTTCGGAGTGGAGTTGCCGTAGCAGCCCTGATGGGGCGCAGGAGGATGGTGGTGATGGGGAAGGAGCTGGAGACGGGCCGGACCGCGGATTGGACGGCGACCCTGAGGGAGTGTGGAGTCCAGACATTGAGCAGAGCTTTCACGAAGCTCTGGCCATCTACCCTCCCTGCGGCAGGAGGAAGATCATACTTTCAGACGAGGGGAAGATGTATG GTCGAAATGAACTGATAGCTCGCTATATCAAGCTACGAACGGGGAAGACGCGCACACGCAAACAG GTCTCTAGTCACCTGCAAGTCTTGGCCAAGAGAAAGTCTCGTGAGATTCAGTCTAAGCTCAAG GACCAGGTATCCAAAGACAAGGCACTACAGACAGTAGCCAACCTCTCGTCAGCTCAGATCGTGTCTGCCAGTGTAATGAAACCCCAGACTCAGTTCCCTCCACCAGTCAGA ttttggcCTGGTCCTATGCCTGGACAGCCTGGACATTCTCAGGA CATCAAGCCCTTTGCACAGCCACCATACACTACACTACCAGCCCCTGTCCCTGCACCTATCA GCTATGAGCCCCTGCCTCCACCTCGTCCTGCAGCTATAGCAGCTCCTGTTTGGCAAGACAGAACCATCGCCTCGGCAAAACTCCGGCTACTGGAGTACTCAGCTTTTATGGAGATCCAAAGGGACAGGGAAACG TATAAGCATCTTTTTGTGCTCATTGGCCCATCAAACCCGGGTTACAATGATCCCGTATTGGAGTCCATAGATGTGAGGCAGATTTACGACAAGTTCTCTGAGAAGAAAGGAGGCCTGAAGGAGCTGTATGAAAAAGGGCCGCACAACGCATTCTTCCTCGTCAAGTTCTGG GCGGACCTGAGCAGTGACATTGAGGAGGGCGCTGGTGTGTTCTATGGTGTGAGCAGCCAGTACAGTGGAACAGAAAACATCACAATCAGTGTCTCTACTAAGGTCTGCTCCTTTGGCAAACAGGTGGTTGAGAAGGTTGAG ACAGAATATGCACACATGGAAGGAGGGAAGTATGTGTTCCGCATCCATCGTTCGCCCATGTGTGAATATATGATCAACTTCATCCACAAGCTCAAACACCTGCCAGAGAAGTACATGATGAACAGTGTACTGGAGAACTTCACCAtcctacag